In Actinoplanes lobatus, the DNA window ACGGCTGCGAGCTGCGGGTGCACCCGACCGGCAAGGCCGTCGTCCGGCTCTCGGTGAAGACCCAGGGCCAGGGCCACGAGACCACCTTCGCGCAGATCATCGCCGAGGAGCTGGGCATCCCGCCGGCCGACATCGACGTGCTGCACGGCGACACCGACAACACGCCGTTCGGTCTCGGCACCTACGGCAGCCGGTCCACCCCGGTCTCCGGCGCGGCGGCCGCCCTGGTGGCCCGCAAGGTACGGGACAAGGCGAAGCTGATCGCCTCGGCGATGCTCGAGGTGTCGGTCGCCGACCTGGACTGGGTGAAGGGCGCCTTCCAGGTCAAGGGCGACCCGGGGAAGTCGGTGACGATCCAGGAGATCGCGTTCCGGGCGCACGGCGCGGGCGACCTGCCGGACGGCGTCGAGGGCGGCCTCGAGGCGCAGATCTGCTACAACCCGTCGAACCTGACCTACCCGCACGGGGCGTACATCTGCGTCGTCGACATCGACCCGGGCACCGCCCAGGTCAAGGTCCGCCGGTTCATCGCGGTCGACGACTGCGGCACCCGGATCAACCCGATGATCATCGAGGGCCAGGTGCACGGCGGTCTCACCGACGGCGTCGGCATGGCGCTCATGGAGATGATCTCCTTCGACGAGGACGGCAACTGCCTCGGCGCCTCGCTGATGGACTACCTGATCCCGACCGCGCTCGAGGTGCCCGACTGGGAGACCGGCTACACGGTCACCCCGTCGCCGCACCACCCGATCGGCGCCAAGGGCGTCGGCGAGTCCGCGACGGTCGGCTCGCCGCCGGCCATCGTCAACGCGGTCGTCGACGCGCTCAAGCCGTTCGGCGTCCGGCACGCCGACATGCCGCTCACCCCCAGCCGGGTGTGGGACGCCATGCGCGGCCAGGCCACGCCGCCGATCTGAAGAACAAACCAGGGGAGTACGTGATGACGACGAGCATCGCCGAGCGCGCCCACGAGCTGACGGTCGCCCGCCGGCCGTTCGTGCACGCCACCGTGGTCCGCGCCCAGGAACCCACCTCGGCGCGGGCCGGCGACGACGCGGTGATCCTGGCCGACGGGTCCATCGAGGGCTTCGTCGGCGGGGTCTGCGCCGAGACGTCGGTGCGGGCGGCCGCCATGGACTCGCTGCGCGACGGCAACACCGTCCTGCTGCGGGTGCTGCCGGAGGACTCGGCCGAGTTCCCGGAGACGCCCGGCGCGCTCGTCGTCGTCAACCCCTGCCACTCCGGCGGGGCGATCGAGATCTTCCTCCGGCCGGTGCTGCCGAAACCGTTGGTCGTGGTGACCGGTGGCACCCCGGTCGGCACGGCCGCGACGGCCCTGGCCGAGTTCCTCGACTTCGAGGTGGCCCACTCGTACGAGGGGGCGACCGCGGTGGTGGTGGCCGGGCTGGGCCGCGACGAGGAACGCGCCGTCCGGGAGGCACTGGACGCCGGTGTGCCGCTGATCGCGCTGGTGGCCAGCAACACCCGGTCGGCGATCCTGCTCGACACGATGGGCCTGTCCATCGAGGAGCGGTCCCGGATCCGGGCGCACGCCGGTATCGACATCGGCGCCCGTACCCCCAAGGAGATCGCCCTCTCGGTGCTGGCCGAGATCGTGCGCGAGATGCGCGTCGGCGGCCTGACCGCCGCCGCGCCGAAGAAGCCCGCCGCGACGCACGCCGAGGCGGCCGCGTTCGCGAAAGCCGGGCCCGAATTCGTGGCCGGCCCGGCCCTGCCCGTCGGGCCGGCCACATTTCCCATCGAGGAGATCATGGTCCCCATCGGCGAGACCCCCGCCCGAACCGCGATCGACCCGGTCTGCGGGATGACCGTCGTGATCGGACCGGACACCCCGCACGGGGTGGTCGGCGGCGAGGACTACTGGTTCTGCTGCCCCGGCTGCTTGAAGAAGTACACGATTGAACACTCCTGACGAGGTCATCGCGCGTCTGGACGCCGTCGACTACCTGGTCGACGACGGCCTCGCCATGGCGATCTTCCTGGCCCTGCGGCTCGGCAAGCCGCTGCTGCTGGAGGGCGAGCCCGGTGTCGGCAAGACGGCCGCCGCCAAGGCGCTGGCGGACGCGCTCGACACGCCGTTCATCCGCCTCCAGTGCTACGAGGGCCTGACCGCCGGTGAGGCCCTGTACGAGTGGAACTACCAGCGTCAGCTGCTGCACATCCGGCTCGGCCACGCCACCGACGACTCCTCCCTGTTCACCGACGACTTCCTGCTGGAACGGCCGATCCTGCGCGCCGTCCGGCACGACGGGCCGACCCCGCCGGTGCTGCTGATCGACGAGATCGACCGGGCCGACGACGAGTTCGAGGCGCTGCTGTTCGAGTTCCTCGGCGAGGCGTCGGTGACCGTTCCCGAACTGGGCACCTTCGCCGCCACCCGGCCGCCGGTCGTGGTGCTCACCTCCAACCGCAGCCGCGAACTGCACGACGCGCTGCGCCGCCGCTGCCTCTACCACTGGATCGAGTTCCCGGCCCCGGACCGCGCGGCGTCGATCGTGCGCCGCGCGGTTCCGGCCGCCACCGCACCGCTGATCCGGGACGCCACCGAGTTCATCGGCCGGGCCCGGGCGCTCGAACTGGACAAGGCGCCCGGCCTGGCCGAGACGATCGACTGGGTCTCCGCGCTGGCGGCTCTCGGCGTCACCGACCTCGCCGCGGGGGACGTTCCGCGCACCATCGGCACCATCGCCAAGACCCCCGGCGACCGGATCCTGGTCGCCGAGGCCGTAACCCGGGAGAGCCCCCAATGAAGATCACCAACGAGTTCACCGTACGGATCCCGATCGACCGTGCCTGGCAGGTGCTGACCGACCTCGAGGGCATCGCCCCCTGCATGCCGGGCGCCCAGCTCACTGGGGTGGAGGGCGACGTCTACCAGGGCCGGGTGAAGGTCAAGGTCGGCCCGGTGATCTCGGACTTCTCCGGGACCGCGCGGTTCGTGGAGCGGGACGACACGGCCTACCGGGCGGTCATCGACGCCAAGGGCCGCGACGCCCGGTCGGCCGGCAACGCGGCCGCCGTGGTCAGCGCGTCGCTGTCGCCGGAGGGGGAGGACGGCACCCGGGTCTCGGTCGACACCGACCTGAAGATCAGCGGGAAGCTGGCCCAGTTCGGCAGCGGCATGATCAAGGAGGTGTCCTCGAAGCTGCTCGCCCAGTTCGTCGCGAACCTGGAGGCGAAGCTGGCCGCTCCCGTGGCGGAGGCCGCCGCGGTTTCGGAGGCCGGTGCGGTTTCGGAGGCTGCCGCGGTCGAGGATGCCGCTCCCGTCGCGGAGGCCGCTGCCCCCGTCGCGGAACCCGTTCCCGCCGCTGCTCCCGCCACCGGCCCCGCTCCGGTCGCGGTGAAGGAGACGGCCGAGCCGGAGGCTCTCGATCTGCTGGCCGTGGCCGGCGGATCCGTCTACAAACGGCTCATTCCGGTCGGCATCGGCGTGGCGGTCCTCGCCGCCGTCGTCATCTGGTTCGTTGCCCGCGGCTGACCCCGCCCCGGTGCTGCTGCGCGGCACCGACCGGGCCGCGTTCGCGGTGGCGTTCACGGCCCGGTTGCGCGCCGCCGGCCTGCCGGCCGGGATCACCGAGACCGACGACCTGGTACGGGCACTGGCCGCCAGCCCACCGGTGTCCCGCGGCGCGCTCTACTGGACGGCCCGGATCGCCCTGGTCCGCCGGCACGCCGACCTGGCCGTCTTCGACCGGGTCTTCACCACCGTCTTCGACGACAGCCCGCCGCTGCCGCTGAGCCGTTCCGCCACCCCGCCGTCCCGCCGCGACGACGGCACCAACGTGGCGGTCCCGGGCACCGGCGACGAGAAGACGTCCGGCGGCGACGGGCTGCCGTGGGCCACCCTGCCGCCGGCGGTCGCGGCCGGCGACTCGCCCGCCGACGACGGCCTCCACCTGCCCGAACTGCGGCCCAGCGAGCTGGCGGCACTGGCCGAACAGCCCTTCGAGGACCTGGACGCCGGACAGACCGCGGCGCTCGGCGAGGCGCTGCGGGACGCGCTCACCCACTGGCCGCACCGGCGCGGACGGCGGCACAAGGCGCACCCGGCCGGCCGGCGGGTGGCGTTGCGGCCCACCATCGCCCGGGCCCGGCGTACCGGGTGGGAGGCGGTCACCGTGGTCCGGGAACGGCCGGTGCCCCGCCCGCGCCGGGTCGTGATGCTCTGCGACGTCAGCGAGTCGATGCGCGCCCAGGCGGCCGCATATCTACAGCTCATGCGCGCGTTCACCACGGTCGCCGACGCCGAGGTGTTCGCCTTCGCCACCCGGCTGACCCGGCTCACCGTGCCGCTGCGGCACACCTCGCCACGGGAGGCGATCGAGCAGGCCGGGGCGGCCGTCGACGACCGGTTCGGCGGCACCCGGATCGCCGCGAACCTCGGCGCGCTGCTCGGCTCGCACCACGGCGAGACGGTCCGCGGCGGCGTGGTGATCGTCGCCTCGGACGGGTGGGACAGCGACCCGCCGGAACGGATGAGCGCTGTCATGGCCCGGCTGCGCCGCCGCGCGTACCGGATCATCTGGTTGAATCCCCGCGCCGGCGCTCCTGGATGGACCCCCGGCGTCGGCGGTATGGCCGCGGCCTTGCCGTTCTGTGACCGGCTGTTGCCGGCCGCCACCTTCGCCGACCTCATTCAGGCTGTTCGCTGCCTACAGGAAGTGGCCGGCCGGCGATAAGCTCAGCGTTTTCTAGCGGGGGAGGAAGGTAGTGGCACGGATCCAGCAGAGCCTGCGAAGAGCCGCAGGAGCGATCGTCGAGGGGGCCGACCCGCAGGAGGTGGCCCGGTCCGAGATGCGGCGGCTCACCGGCTCGGAGATGGGCGTCGACCCCAGTGACTTCCCGGCCGCCCAGGAGCTCGGCGGCAGCGTCGACACCGTGATGGAGCAGCGCACCGTCCCGCTCGACGAGGCCGGTGAGGTGCTCAACCGCAGCGAGTTGCAGCGGCTGGAGGGCGAGCAGGTGCACGTCATCTGCCCCATGGTGATTCCCAAGGGCCGCTCCCTGGCGACCATGCTGCCGGTGCTGTCGCTGCTGGTGATCGGCCTGTTCGGGGTGGCCCTGGTCGGCGTGGCCAGCGGTGACGTGCTGCTCAACCCGTTCTTCGGCGTGCACTACTGGGTGCTGTCGCTGTTCGCCGTCGGGTTCGTCTGGTGGCGGCAGGGCATGGTGATGGTGCCGGACGGCTGCGCCGCGCTGATCACCCGCTTCGGCAAGCTGGAGCAGGTCGTCGGCCCGGGGCGGATCATCCTGCTCAACCCGTGGAAGCGGGTGTCGTACATCGTGAACACCACGCGGGAGTACCCGTTCAACGCCCCCGTCCGGGAGGCGCCCACCAAGGGCGGGGTGAAGGCGTCGATCGACCTGTTCATCCAGTTCCGGATCAACGACCCGGTGGAGTTCGTCTACACGCTCGGCGCGGTCCGCGGCTTCGAGGAGAAGCTCAGCAACGCGGTCAGCGAGACGATCCGCAGCCTCATCTACGAGCAGGCGGCCGCCGACATCTACAACATGGTCGGCGAGGACTCCGGCCGGCTGCTGGACATGCTCAACCAGCAGTTCCGCCCGGCCGTCGAGCTGACCAACGCCAACATCACCCACGCCGAGCCGGCCGACCAGAAATACCGGATGGACCTCGCGGCGCCGGAGATGGTCCGGGTCGCCAAGGACGCCTACACCCATGAGTACGCGTTGACGCTGCGCAAGGAACAGGACGAGGGCGACCTGACCAAGGAACTCGCCACCCTCACCGAGACGCTGTCCGCGATCCAGGCCGACATCGCCCAATACCAGGCGCAGATGGACACCGCCGTGGAGCGGGAGACCAACCGGGCCGAGGCGCTGGCCCGCCAGCGGTACGTGCTGGCCGAGTCCGAGGCGAAGGCCAACGCCGCCCTGCTGGAGGCGCAGGCCCTGGACATCCGGGCGGTCACCACGGCCGAGGCGCCGGAGATCCTCGAATACCGCTACCAGCGTGAGGTGCTGGACCGGCTGGAGGAGGTGGCCGGGCACCTGCCCCGGCTGGTCCGCATCGGCGGATCCGGCGACCCCAACGGGGCGGCCGGCATCGACCTGCTGCAACTGGCCCGGGAGATGCTCGGCGAGCGCGGCACCGAACTGTTCACCCCGGCCGACATGGCCGCCATGCGTGATCGCCTGGCCTCGGTCGCACAGCGGATCGCCGAGCGGGAGCCGGAGATCGACGCGCTGCGGGGACTCCCCACCCAACATGAGGAGCGGGCATGAGCAGGTCTTTCGGTGGGCGCAGCTCGGTCATCACCGAGGCGGTGGCGCCGTGGAGCGACATCGCCCGGCTGCTGCGCGGTGGTGAGGCGGGCACACTCGTACCGGTCGTCATCCCGAAGCACCAGCGGCGGCTCGGCTGGATCGCCGCGCTCTGGCTCGGCCTGCTCGCGGTGCTGTCCGGAGTCATGTTCACCCTCGACGACTCCGGCGTGCTCGCCGCGCTGGCGTACGCCTCCGGGGTCCTGTTCCTGCTCGTCGGGTTGCTGTGGTGGTGGCGCACCTCGATCGTCGAGATCGAACAGGGCACCCACGGCGTGCTGACCAGGTACGGCGCCGTCGCGGGCACCCTCGACCCGGGCCGGCACTACCTGTGGCACCCGTGGTCGCGGGTCGCGTTCGTGGTCGACGTGGCCACCGAGATCCCGTACTCGGCGCCGGTCATGGCCTGCCCGACCCGGGAGAACGTGCCGCTGCGCTCCATCGAGTTCTTCATGAAGCTGCGGATCACCGACGCCGTCCTGTTCGTGCGGACCATCGGCGCCGGCAACTTCGACCTGGTGCTGTCCAGCGCCGTCCAGGACGCCATCCGGCAGCGGGCCCGGCTCGTGCAGACCGAGCGGGCGTACGACCTGCGCGGCTCCGACGTGGCCGACATGCAGGAACTGCTCAACCGCCAGCTGTCCCGGTACGGCGTACGCATCACCGGCTGCAACATCCCGGACGTGCAGCTGCCCGCCCAGTACCAGCAGCACCTCGCCACCCGGGAGCGGGTCGCCAAGGAGAGCGCCGCCTACGAGCAGGAGTGGGGGCTCACCCGCAAACGCCGCATCGACCAGCTCCAGATGGACATCGAGCGCGCCAAGAAGGTTCGGGACGCCCGGATCGTCGAGGTGAAAGCGGCCCTCAACAAGGCCCGCGAGCAGGTCGCCCAGCTGCTGGAGAAGCAGGAGACCGACGCCCAGCGGGTCCGGTTCGAGATCGAGACGCGGGGCCGCAGCGGGCTGATCGCCGCGGAGAACGAGGCGAAGGCCCAGCGGCGGCTCGCCCAGGCGTACCGGGACAACCGGGCCGTCCTCCAGTACGAGCTGGCCCTGCGCCGGCTCGAGGTGGGCGCCGAACTGGCCGGTCAGGCCCCGCAGCCGGTGGTGATCCGTACCGACGGCGGCAGCGACAACGGCGCCCTGGCCAC includes these proteins:
- a CDS encoding AAA family ATPase gives rise to the protein MNTPDEVIARLDAVDYLVDDGLAMAIFLALRLGKPLLLEGEPGVGKTAAAKALADALDTPFIRLQCYEGLTAGEALYEWNYQRQLLHIRLGHATDDSSLFTDDFLLERPILRAVRHDGPTPPVLLIDEIDRADDEFEALLFEFLGEASVTVPELGTFAATRPPVVVLTSNRSRELHDALRRRCLYHWIEFPAPDRAASIVRRAVPAATAPLIRDATEFIGRARALELDKAPGLAETIDWVSALAALGVTDLAAGDVPRTIGTIAKTPGDRILVAEAVTRESPQ
- a CDS encoding XdhC family protein, which gives rise to MTTSIAERAHELTVARRPFVHATVVRAQEPTSARAGDDAVILADGSIEGFVGGVCAETSVRAAAMDSLRDGNTVLLRVLPEDSAEFPETPGALVVVNPCHSGGAIEIFLRPVLPKPLVVVTGGTPVGTAATALAEFLDFEVAHSYEGATAVVVAGLGRDEERAVREALDAGVPLIALVASNTRSAILLDTMGLSIEERSRIRAHAGIDIGARTPKEIALSVLAEIVREMRVGGLTAAAPKKPAATHAEAAAFAKAGPEFVAGPALPVGPATFPIEEIMVPIGETPARTAIDPVCGMTVVIGPDTPHGVVGGEDYWFCCPGCLKKYTIEHS
- a CDS encoding SRPBCC family protein, coding for MKITNEFTVRIPIDRAWQVLTDLEGIAPCMPGAQLTGVEGDVYQGRVKVKVGPVISDFSGTARFVERDDTAYRAVIDAKGRDARSAGNAAAVVSASLSPEGEDGTRVSVDTDLKISGKLAQFGSGMIKEVSSKLLAQFVANLEAKLAAPVAEAAAVSEAGAVSEAAAVEDAAPVAEAAAPVAEPVPAAAPATGPAPVAVKETAEPEALDLLAVAGGSVYKRLIPVGIGVAVLAAVVIWFVARG
- a CDS encoding SPFH domain-containing protein, with the protein product MSRSFGGRSSVITEAVAPWSDIARLLRGGEAGTLVPVVIPKHQRRLGWIAALWLGLLAVLSGVMFTLDDSGVLAALAYASGVLFLLVGLLWWWRTSIVEIEQGTHGVLTRYGAVAGTLDPGRHYLWHPWSRVAFVVDVATEIPYSAPVMACPTRENVPLRSIEFFMKLRITDAVLFVRTIGAGNFDLVLSSAVQDAIRQRARLVQTERAYDLRGSDVADMQELLNRQLSRYGVRITGCNIPDVQLPAQYQQHLATRERVAKESAAYEQEWGLTRKRRIDQLQMDIERAKKVRDARIVEVKAALNKAREQVAQLLEKQETDAQRVRFEIETRGRSGLIAAENEAKAQRRLAQAYRDNRAVLQYELALRRLEVGAELAGQAPQPVVIRTDGGSDNGALATLIAAQLLPRSISSTESHGSTA
- a CDS encoding vWA domain-containing protein translates to MPAADPAPVLLRGTDRAAFAVAFTARLRAAGLPAGITETDDLVRALAASPPVSRGALYWTARIALVRRHADLAVFDRVFTTVFDDSPPLPLSRSATPPSRRDDGTNVAVPGTGDEKTSGGDGLPWATLPPAVAAGDSPADDGLHLPELRPSELAALAEQPFEDLDAGQTAALGEALRDALTHWPHRRGRRHKAHPAGRRVALRPTIARARRTGWEAVTVVRERPVPRPRRVVMLCDVSESMRAQAAAYLQLMRAFTTVADAEVFAFATRLTRLTVPLRHTSPREAIEQAGAAVDDRFGGTRIAANLGALLGSHHGETVRGGVVIVASDGWDSDPPERMSAVMARLRRRAYRIIWLNPRAGAPGWTPGVGGMAAALPFCDRLLPAATFADLIQAVRCLQEVAGRR
- a CDS encoding SPFH domain-containing protein, producing the protein MARIQQSLRRAAGAIVEGADPQEVARSEMRRLTGSEMGVDPSDFPAAQELGGSVDTVMEQRTVPLDEAGEVLNRSELQRLEGEQVHVICPMVIPKGRSLATMLPVLSLLVIGLFGVALVGVASGDVLLNPFFGVHYWVLSLFAVGFVWWRQGMVMVPDGCAALITRFGKLEQVVGPGRIILLNPWKRVSYIVNTTREYPFNAPVREAPTKGGVKASIDLFIQFRINDPVEFVYTLGAVRGFEEKLSNAVSETIRSLIYEQAAADIYNMVGEDSGRLLDMLNQQFRPAVELTNANITHAEPADQKYRMDLAAPEMVRVAKDAYTHEYALTLRKEQDEGDLTKELATLTETLSAIQADIAQYQAQMDTAVERETNRAEALARQRYVLAESEAKANAALLEAQALDIRAVTTAEAPEILEYRYQREVLDRLEEVAGHLPRLVRIGGSGDPNGAAGIDLLQLAREMLGERGTELFTPADMAAMRDRLASVAQRIAEREPEIDALRGLPTQHEERA